From Juglans regia cultivar Chandler chromosome 6, Walnut 2.0, whole genome shotgun sequence, the proteins below share one genomic window:
- the LOC109016387 gene encoding protein PHLOEM PROTEIN 2-LIKE A8-like isoform X1, producing MVITLTERMTSSMAIDGASSSFLDSSSSIRPWNHDVFLSFRGEDVRQKFISHLYHGLVKKKINTYIDRDLERGEEISPALFKAIEGSRISIVVLSKNYAESRWCLNELLKILDCKQVRKQIVLPVFYCVDPSEVRNQKGDFGKSFDKLGDQLKDNVKMLKWKAALEEVANLSGFNLGNRDESEFIEKIIQSVKSRIAYHRPLSVAKYPMGKEISVQIDELSGKKSLMLAARELTIIWGSGETPQHWEWIPSTESPVLPKSRFSEVALLRKVSWLDIKGRIETEILSPRTKYGAYFIYSMVDGFYGFHNPVKVSIRLENEEEGGDAINAYLNPRLWLGTQEQRSNEELLQINRQDGRLPIKREDMWMEIEIGEFFTGGHGDNHGEVEMCLKEVQVLHEKSGLVVHGIELRPK from the exons ATGGTGATTACGCTTACAGAGAGGATGACTTCTTCCATGGCCATTGATGgagcttcttcctctttcttagactcttcttcttccatccgTCCATGGAATCATGATGTATTCTTGAGCTTTAGAGGTGAAGATGTTCGCCAAAAGTTTATTTCTCATCTGTACCATGGTttggttaaaaagaaaatcaacacATACATAGACAGAGATCTTGAAAGAGGAGAGGAAATCTCGCCAGCACTTTTCAAAGCTATTGAAGGATCAAGGATTTCTATCGTTGTACTCTCTAAAAATTATGCAGAATCAAGATGGTGTTTGAACGAGCTATTGAAAATCCTCGATTGTAAACAAGTGAGGAAACAAATTGTTCTACCAGTTTTTTACTGTGTAGATCCATCGGAAGTTAGAAATCAAAAAGGGGATTTTGGAAAATCATTTGATAAACTTGGAGATCAGCTCAAGGATAACGTGAAGATGTTGAAGTGGAAGGCAGCTTTAGAAGAAGTAGCCAACTTGTCCGGGTTCAATTTAGGGAACAG GGACGAGTCAGAATTTATCGAAAAAATCATTCAATCGGTGAAATCAAGAATAGCATACCATAGACCTCTAAGTGTTGCCAAGTATCCAATGGGAAAAGAG ATCAGTGTCCAAATAGATGAATTGAGTGGAAAGAAATCTTTGATGCTGGCAGCGAGGGAGTTAACTATTATATGGGGATCTGGAGAAACTCCACAACACTGGGAATGGATTCCCTCAACTGAGTCACCGGTTCTACCCAAGTCTAG ATTCTCGGAAGTAGCTCTTCTTAGAAAGGTTTCTTGGCTTGACATAAAAGGCAGAATTGAGACAGAAATCCTTTCCCCAAGAACAAAGTATGGGGCATACTTTATCTACTCCATGGTGGATGGTTTCTATGGGTTTCACAACCCTGTGAAAGTATCCATTAGACTGGAAAACGAGGAGGAAGGAGGTGATGCTATCAATGCTTATTTGAATCCAAGACTGTGGTTGGGTACACAGGAACAACGATCAAATGAGGAATTATTACAAATTAACCGACAGGATGGTCGACTTCCAATCAAGAGAGAGGATATGTGGATGGAGATTGAGATTGGAGAATTCTTCACTGGCGGCCACGGTGATAATCATGGCGAGGTCGAGATGTGCTTGAAGGAGGTTCAAGTCCTTCACGAGAAGTCTGGCCTTGTGGTCCATGGCATTGAGCTTCGgccaaaataa
- the LOC108981679 gene encoding F-box protein PP2-B10-like encodes MDITRTLPEECIANIISGTSPRDACRLSLVSRAFESAATSNLVWERFLPPDYQEIISSSSSSSSSLNLLTKKNLYFHLCDNPILIGNGNNMSFQIDKLSGKKCLMLAARELTIIWGSGETPHYWEWISSTQAPVLPKSRFSEVAHLRIVWWLDIKGRIETKILSPKTKYGAYFIYSMVDRFYGFNVPVKVSIRLENEVEGGDAANAYLNPSEELLQINRQDGRLPIKREDMWMEIEIGEFFNGSQVDDHGAVEMCLKEVQVLNGKSGLVVHGIELRPKEES; translated from the exons ATGGATATCACCAGAACACTGCCGGAAGAATGCATCGCCAACATAATTTCCGGCACATCCCCTCGGGACGCATGTAGGTTGTCGCTGGTCTCCCGTGCCTTCGAATCCGCTGCAACTTCGAATCTCGTGTGGGAGAGGTTTCTGCCACCTGATTATCAAGAGATCATTTCATCGTCGTCATCATCGTCCTCATCCTTGAACCTGTTGACCAAGAAGAATCTTTATTTCCATCTTTGCGACAATCCAATTCTGATCGGAAACGGTAACAACATG AGTTTCCAAATAGATAAACTGAGTGGGAAGAAATGTTTGATGCTGGCTGCGAGGGAGTTAACTATAATATGGGGATCTGGAGAAACTCCACATTACTGGGAATGGATTTCCTCAACTCAGGCACCAGTTCTACCCAAGTCTAG ATTCTCGGAAGTAGCTCATCTTAGAATTGTTTGGTGGCTTGACATAAAAGGCAGAATTGAGACAAAAATCCTTtccccaaaaacaaaatatggGGCATACTTTATCTACTCCATGGTGGATCGTTTCTATGGGTTTAATGTCCCTGTGAAAGTATCCATTAGACTGGAAAACGAGGTGGAAGGAGGTGATGCTGCCAATGCTTATTTGAATCCAAGTGAGGAATTATTACAAATTAACCGACAGGATGGTCGACTTCCAATCAAGAGAGAGGATATGTGGATGGAGATTGAGATTGGAGAATTCTTCAATGGCAGCCAAGTTGATGATCATGGCGCAGTCGAGATGTGCTTGAAGGAGGTTCAAGTCCTTAACGGGAAGTCTGGCCTTGTGGTCCATGGCATTGAGCTTCGGCCAAAAGAAGAAAGTTAA